One window of Bacillus sp. THAF10 genomic DNA carries:
- a CDS encoding general stress protein gives MKTILGVYDSDKKARNVVEGLIVQGYHAEEIVVVALDNNVSHDYPIGTRLERIEAEQEDSVMDKLKHTFIPDGAQIPKGVGNRLAKLGLSDREAPMYATDIENGRIVVLVNKKSSKEARTVTPTP, from the coding sequence ATGAAGACAATACTTGGTGTTTACGATTCGGATAAAAAAGCACGAAATGTTGTTGAAGGCCTTATCGTACAAGGGTATCATGCAGAAGAAATTGTCGTCGTTGCACTCGACAATAATGTTAGCCATGACTATCCAATCGGCACACGACTCGAACGAATTGAAGCAGAACAAGAGGATTCTGTAATGGATAAGCTAAAGCATACATTCATTCCAGATGGAGCGCAGATTCCAAAGGGTGTTGGCAATAGGCTCGCAAAACTGGGTCTTTCCGATCGAGAAGCTCCCATGTATGCCACAGATATTGAAAACGGCAGAATTGTGGTACTTGTGAACAAAAAATCGAGCAAAGAAGCACGAACAGTAACTCCGACTCCATAA
- a CDS encoding DUF3231 family protein, with the protein MTYQDKTMIMRFLEYFLEHVEKEEIRMILQYYYDRATESVEFVTKIFQQEGAAIPIGFTEKDVNKEAPKLFDYMYDVMYLHMMSKIGTNLYALYSTMSYRKDIRKFFRRLTEEGQEAYDQATHVLLEAGVLSRPPYVSMPKEVKFVHNQKYLTGLNWLSNERPLNTIEISLIHHSIETNLTGMQLMIGFAQVAQEDKVRKYFVKGMELSKKVETALGEFFRQDYIEPPATHAGKATNSTVAPFSDKLMMYNTSLLSTFGLGSNAIGGAFSLRSDLPAKMALLAKDIYDFAKQGGRIMVKNGWMEEPPSSEDRAQLTKS; encoded by the coding sequence ATGACTTATCAAGACAAAACAATGATCATGAGATTTCTGGAATACTTCCTGGAACATGTTGAAAAAGAGGAAATACGAATGATTCTACAGTATTATTATGACCGTGCTACTGAAAGTGTAGAGTTTGTGACCAAGATTTTTCAACAAGAAGGCGCGGCTATTCCAATCGGTTTTACTGAAAAAGACGTTAATAAAGAGGCTCCAAAGTTATTTGACTATATGTACGATGTGATGTATTTGCACATGATGTCTAAAATAGGAACGAATCTTTACGCTCTCTATTCGACCATGTCTTACAGGAAAGATATAAGAAAATTTTTCAGACGTTTAACTGAGGAAGGACAAGAGGCGTATGACCAAGCCACACATGTTCTTTTAGAAGCAGGAGTTCTTTCACGTCCCCCTTATGTTTCGATGCCAAAAGAAGTTAAATTTGTACATAATCAAAAATATTTAACTGGGTTGAATTGGTTAAGTAATGAAAGACCCTTAAATACAATTGAGATTTCTCTTATTCATCATTCCATTGAGACCAACCTTACGGGCATGCAATTAATGATTGGATTTGCTCAAGTAGCACAAGAAGATAAGGTACGAAAATATTTTGTTAAAGGAATGGAATTATCAAAGAAAGTTGAAACAGCTTTAGGAGAATTTTTCCGTCAGGATTACATTGAGCCACCGGCTACTCATGCAGGTAAAGCTACAAATTCAACTGTCGCTCCATTCTCTGATAAATTAATGATGTACAATACCAGCTTATTAAGTACATTTGGACTTGGAAGTAATGCAATTGGCGGTGCGTTTAGTCTACGAAGCGATTTACCTGCAAAAATGGCGCTCCTTGCAAAAGATATTTATGATTTTGCAAAACAAGGTGGGAGAATCATGGTCAAAAATGGTTGGATGGAAGAACCACCATCTAGTGAGGATCGAGCTCAATTGACTAAAAGTTAA
- a CDS encoding manganese-dependent inorganic pyrophosphatase codes for MSKVFVLGHKNPDTDSICSAIAYAELKKQLGMDAEPVRLGELNGETEYALKEFHAEVPRLVETVANEVQEVILVDHNERQQSVHDIDQVRVLEVIDHHRIANFETSDPLYYRAEPVGCTATILNKLYKENGVEISKSVAGLMLSAIISDSLLFKSPTCTEQDVQAAKELAEIAGVNAEEYGLAMLKAGADISDKTVEQLISLDAKEFQMGSYKVEIAQVNTVDTNDVLAKQAELEGVIKEVVANKDLDLFLLVVTDILENDSVGLALGSQAPAVEKAYNVTLENNTVLLKGVVSRKKQVVPVLTDALTK; via the coding sequence ATGTCAAAAGTATTCGTTTTAGGACATAAAAATCCAGATACAGATTCCATTTGTTCTGCCATTGCGTATGCAGAGCTAAAAAAACAATTAGGTATGGATGCAGAGCCTGTTCGCCTTGGTGAGCTGAACGGGGAAACAGAATATGCCTTAAAGGAGTTTCATGCAGAAGTTCCACGCTTAGTTGAAACGGTGGCAAATGAAGTACAAGAGGTAATTTTAGTTGACCACAATGAACGTCAGCAAAGCGTCCATGATATTGATCAAGTTCGTGTATTGGAAGTTATCGATCACCATCGTATCGCTAATTTCGAAACAAGTGACCCGTTATACTACCGTGCCGAGCCGGTGGGTTGCACGGCGACTATTCTAAACAAACTGTACAAAGAAAACGGCGTAGAGATCTCAAAAAGTGTTGCAGGATTAATGCTTTCTGCGATCATTTCTGACTCGTTGCTTTTCAAATCTCCAACTTGCACAGAACAAGATGTTCAAGCTGCAAAAGAGCTTGCTGAAATTGCAGGAGTTAATGCAGAGGAATACGGTTTGGCGATGCTAAAAGCTGGAGCGGACATTAGTGACAAAACAGTAGAACAGCTGATTTCTTTAGATGCGAAGGAATTCCAAATGGGTTCATACAAAGTAGAAATCGCTCAGGTGAATACGGTTGATACAAACGATGTTCTTGCTAAGCAAGCAGAGCTTGAAGGCGTGATTAAAGAGGTTGTTGCTAACAAGGACTTAGATTTATTCCTATTAGTGGTAACGGATATTCTTGAAAACGATTCTGTCGGTCTTGCACTGGGTTCTCAGGCGCCTGCAGTAGAAAAAGCATATAACGTTACTCTAGAGAACAATACTGTTTTACTTAAAGGTGTCGTTTCTCGTAAAAAACAAGTAGTCCCAGTGTTGACGGATGCTTTAACAAAATAA
- a CDS encoding lmo0937 family membrane protein, which translates to MLWTIFIVLLILWLLGFSFDIAGNLIHIVLVIALIALVYNLFIGRRKP; encoded by the coding sequence ATGTTATGGACAATCTTTATCGTACTTTTAATTCTATGGTTGCTTGGGTTTTCCTTTGATATTGCAGGAAATCTCATTCACATCGTTCTTGTAATAGCACTAATTGCTTTAGTCTATAACCTTTTCATCGGCCGAAGAAAGCCGTAG
- a CDS encoding lmo0937 family membrane protein, translating into MLWTIFVVLLVLWILGFAMEIGGGLIHILLVLALLAIIFNLFGRRRVG; encoded by the coding sequence ATGCTTTGGACAATATTTGTTGTACTATTGGTCTTATGGATACTCGGTTTTGCAATGGAAATTGGCGGAGGTCTCATTCACATTCTGCTAGTCCTTGCTTTGCTTGCTATCATCTTTAATTTATTTGGCCGCAGACGAGTCGGATAG
- a CDS encoding SDR family oxidoreductase gives MDELFANRQKDGQPAQEQRKQPGDEHQMIPEPIYDHPHYKGSGKLQGKNAIITGGDSGIGRAVAVAYAKEGANVSIVYLDEHEDAKETKNLVEKYGGTCLLYSGDIGEKSFCTNVVEETSKKLGGIHILVNNAAEQHVQEKIEDITEEQLLRTFKTNIFSYFYFIQAAMPYLDKGSSIINTASVVAYKGMPVLMDYSATKGAIVALTRSLSENIVDRGIRVNGVAPGPIWTPLIPASFPGENVDEFGTNSPMGRPGQPAELAPAYVYLASEDSSYVSGQMIHINGGTIVNG, from the coding sequence ATGGATGAATTATTTGCAAATCGCCAAAAAGATGGACAACCCGCTCAGGAACAAAGAAAACAACCAGGGGATGAACATCAAATGATCCCTGAGCCAATTTATGATCACCCACATTATAAGGGCAGTGGAAAGCTACAAGGGAAAAATGCCATTATTACTGGTGGAGACAGCGGAATCGGCCGTGCAGTTGCGGTCGCTTATGCAAAAGAAGGCGCAAATGTGAGCATTGTTTATTTAGATGAACATGAAGATGCCAAGGAAACAAAAAACTTAGTCGAGAAATATGGAGGAACCTGCCTACTTTACTCGGGTGATATTGGAGAGAAGAGCTTTTGTACGAATGTAGTGGAGGAAACGTCGAAGAAGCTTGGTGGAATTCATATACTCGTGAATAATGCTGCCGAACAGCATGTTCAAGAAAAAATTGAAGACATTACCGAAGAGCAGTTATTACGTACGTTCAAGACGAATATTTTTTCCTATTTTTACTTTATTCAAGCAGCAATGCCCTATTTAGATAAAGGGAGCTCCATCATTAATACGGCATCCGTCGTTGCATATAAAGGAATGCCAGTATTAATGGACTATTCAGCAACAAAGGGAGCAATTGTCGCTCTAACCAGGTCCTTATCTGAAAATATTGTCGATCGAGGTATTCGGGTGAATGGGGTGGCGCCAGGTCCAATTTGGACACCGCTCATTCCAGCCTCGTTCCCTGGTGAAAATGTCGATGAGTTCGGCACAAACTCTCCGATGGGACGTCCTGGGCAACCAGCTGAGCTTGCACCAGCCTATGTTTACCTCGCTTCAGAAGATTCCTCCTATGTGTCTGGTCAAATGATTCACATAAACGGAGGAACCATTGTGAATGGATAA
- a CDS encoding YciI family protein: MMERETYIYVLRLPERLYDPENWTVEEKNVVSLHFSYLKKNVEKGKVILAGRTDQTDETGFGIVIFLADNEEDAEKFMCNDPAIANDVMTGELSRYRLALLNDQYSLEV, encoded by the coding sequence ATGATGGAGCGGGAAACCTATATATACGTATTGCGATTGCCAGAAAGACTGTATGATCCAGAGAATTGGACAGTAGAAGAAAAGAACGTCGTCTCCCTGCACTTTTCCTACTTAAAGAAAAATGTGGAGAAGGGCAAGGTTATCCTAGCAGGAAGAACAGACCAAACCGATGAAACAGGCTTTGGCATTGTTATTTTTCTTGCGGACAACGAAGAGGATGCGGAGAAATTTATGTGCAACGATCCAGCGATCGCGAATGATGTTATGACAGGGGAGCTTTCAAGATACAGGCTCGCGCTATTGAATGATCAATATTCATTGGAAGTATAA
- the bioB gene encoding biotin synthase BioB, giving the protein MTWKQLAEKVVGGYKLTPAEALEILQEDDDRVLELVQAAFDIRKHYYGKKVKLNLIINAKSGLCPEDCGYCSQSMKADTEIDSYPLVSKKVIVDGAREAKKNKIGTYCIVMSGRKPTNRDVDTVVAAVQDIKKDIENIKLCACLGLVNEDQAKLLKEAGVDRFNHNINTSKGHHSAITTTHDYDDRVRTLEILKDAGISPCSGVICGMGETLEDVVEMAFSLKELDADSIPVNFLHPIEGTKLAGMDDLTPLKCLKILAMFRFVNPTKEIRISGGREYNLRTLQTMGLYIANSIFVGDYLTTSGQASNQDFQMIKDLGFEIEENAFETESQQFAGV; this is encoded by the coding sequence TTGACATGGAAACAACTTGCTGAAAAAGTAGTAGGTGGCTATAAACTTACACCTGCAGAAGCGCTGGAAATTTTACAAGAAGACGATGATCGAGTACTTGAGCTTGTTCAAGCTGCTTTTGATATTCGCAAACATTACTATGGAAAAAAAGTAAAACTAAATCTCATTATTAACGCAAAAAGTGGACTTTGCCCGGAAGACTGTGGGTATTGCTCGCAATCCATGAAAGCCGACACAGAAATTGACAGCTATCCACTCGTGAGCAAGAAAGTGATTGTGGACGGAGCAAGGGAAGCGAAAAAAAATAAAATTGGTACGTACTGTATCGTGATGAGTGGACGAAAGCCAACCAATCGTGATGTAGATACCGTGGTAGCAGCCGTGCAGGACATCAAAAAAGATATTGAGAACATCAAGCTTTGTGCCTGTCTAGGCTTAGTGAATGAAGATCAAGCAAAGCTATTGAAGGAAGCTGGCGTGGATCGCTTCAATCACAATATAAATACGAGTAAAGGACACCACAGTGCCATTACGACTACCCATGATTACGATGATCGCGTTCGGACGCTTGAGATTTTAAAGGATGCTGGAATTTCTCCTTGCTCTGGTGTCATTTGCGGGATGGGAGAAACGCTTGAAGATGTTGTCGAAATGGCATTTTCCTTAAAAGAGCTTGATGCCGATTCCATCCCTGTGAACTTTCTGCATCCGATTGAAGGAACGAAGCTAGCGGGCATGGATGATTTAACACCATTAAAGTGCTTGAAGATTTTAGCGATGTTCCGCTTTGTGAACCCTACAAAAGAAATTCGGATTTCGGGTGGGCGTGAATACAATCTTCGCACCTTACAAACGATGGGACTTTACATTGCAAACTCCATCTTTGTTGGGGACTATTTGACAACTAGCGGGCAAGCCTCCAACCAAGATTTCCAAATGATTAAGGATTTGGGGTTTGAAATTGAAGAAAATGCCTTCGAAACGGAAAGCCAGCAGTTTGCAGGGGTGTAA
- the helD gene encoding RNA polymerase recycling motor HelD, whose amino-acid sequence MGERKKKHPDFEQEIERLTFTKKYMDIVIQATELDEESFKASFKEALDGMDFKDSSFSYMNMLTNANLLQRTTEEIRNLKKIYHKPYFARVDYRRKGKEESEILYFGKASLFDRETQDPIIVDWRSPIANLYYDGRLGEVEYEAEGETYDGYLSLKRQYIIEDGKLEDIRDVDLTTTDELLQESLSGSSSNRLTDIVSTIQEEQNRIIRADLNKPIIVQGAAGSGKTTIALHRISYFIYTYQEQFRPEQLMILAPNNLFIDYISEVLPELGVDRILQTTFIDFVKNCIGKKIKLVPPSEKLMGFINHTYDNPEMIQWLAGFKGSLEYKKIIDRYLSDILETLIPQEDFYLTSKFKLYTAEKIDNLIRNEYTYLPYYRRVEKVKSVLQNYVRTEKKVLLEKVAKFYDHKLDKALFNSKLDPAKRKSYVTKAMDKKDEMITEINRESRTAVNAFIRKLPKHTLFHYFKELVTNKELFSSYAKEFLDEYQIKYFIDYHTTLHRKKQYELEDLAALLYLQHHLYGIDKDLRARNVVIDEAQDYSYFQLAALKSALETDMFTIVGDLAQGIHSYRGIQDWNKVRQEIFPRAAYTTLQKSYRTTVEIMETANDVLKLLPFELPKVEPVVRHGEKPVFHEWEASKKEMAFQLNKEIGEQYALGRKTIAIIGKTENECRKLEKLMRMNSEWNVQLLEENQEINQKDVVIVHAQLAKGLEFDAVILCSLEEEYSKTEIDVKLLYVAMTRPLHHLSFFGGRKEAFLLECVSAEKLGKG is encoded by the coding sequence TTGGGAGAACGAAAGAAGAAACATCCTGACTTCGAGCAGGAGATAGAACGATTAACATTCACCAAAAAGTATATGGATATAGTAATCCAAGCAACTGAACTAGATGAGGAATCCTTCAAAGCGAGCTTTAAAGAAGCCTTAGATGGCATGGACTTCAAAGATAGCAGTTTCAGTTATATGAACATGCTCACCAATGCAAATCTACTCCAACGAACCACAGAAGAAATTCGTAACCTCAAGAAAATCTATCATAAACCTTATTTTGCAAGAGTGGACTACAGACGAAAAGGAAAAGAGGAAAGTGAAATCCTCTATTTTGGAAAAGCGTCCTTGTTCGATCGAGAAACCCAAGACCCAATTATCGTTGACTGGCGTTCGCCTATTGCTAACCTCTATTATGATGGAAGGCTTGGTGAGGTGGAATACGAAGCAGAGGGAGAAACCTATGATGGGTACCTTTCTTTAAAACGCCAATACATCATAGAAGATGGAAAGCTTGAGGACATTAGGGATGTTGATTTAACAACAACCGATGAATTACTCCAGGAATCCTTGTCTGGTAGCTCTAGCAATAGGTTGACAGACATTGTTTCCACGATTCAAGAGGAACAAAACAGGATTATCCGAGCAGATTTGAATAAACCGATTATTGTCCAAGGAGCGGCGGGGAGCGGAAAGACAACCATTGCCCTTCACCGAATTTCCTATTTTATCTACACCTATCAGGAGCAATTCCGTCCAGAGCAGCTCATGATTCTTGCGCCGAACAATCTCTTTATTGATTATATTTCTGAAGTGCTTCCGGAGCTTGGCGTGGACAGAATTTTGCAAACCACCTTCATAGACTTTGTGAAAAACTGCATTGGCAAAAAAATAAAGCTAGTGCCACCATCAGAGAAGCTAATGGGTTTCATCAATCATACATATGACAATCCAGAAATGATTCAATGGCTTGCAGGCTTTAAAGGATCACTAGAATATAAAAAAATCATCGATCGTTATTTATCGGACATTTTAGAAACCCTTATCCCACAAGAGGATTTTTATTTAACGTCAAAATTTAAGCTGTACACAGCAGAAAAAATCGATAATCTCATCCGCAACGAATATACCTACCTACCCTATTATCGTAGGGTGGAAAAAGTGAAAAGTGTGCTCCAAAACTATGTGCGCACAGAAAAGAAAGTGTTGCTTGAAAAGGTGGCAAAATTCTACGATCATAAGCTCGATAAAGCCTTGTTTAATTCCAAGCTTGACCCGGCCAAACGAAAAAGCTATGTGACGAAAGCGATGGATAAAAAGGATGAAATGATAACGGAAATAAACCGCGAATCACGCACTGCTGTTAACGCCTTTATTCGCAAGCTTCCTAAGCACACCTTGTTTCATTATTTTAAGGAATTGGTCACAAACAAGGAGCTTTTCAGTAGCTATGCCAAAGAATTCCTGGATGAGTACCAGATTAAATATTTTATTGACTATCACACAACCCTACATCGAAAAAAGCAGTATGAACTGGAGGATTTAGCAGCGCTGTTATATTTGCAGCACCATTTATATGGCATTGATAAGGACTTGCGGGCTCGCAATGTGGTCATTGATGAAGCGCAGGATTACAGTTATTTTCAGCTGGCCGCATTAAAAAGTGCCCTTGAAACAGACATGTTCACGATTGTAGGCGATCTTGCTCAAGGTATTCATTCCTACCGAGGCATTCAGGATTGGAACAAGGTTAGACAGGAAATCTTTCCACGTGCAGCCTATACAACCTTGCAAAAGAGCTATCGAACAACAGTAGAGATTATGGAAACGGCAAATGATGTGCTTAAGCTTCTCCCGTTTGAACTTCCAAAAGTGGAGCCTGTTGTACGGCACGGGGAAAAGCCCGTCTTTCATGAATGGGAAGCGTCAAAAAAGGAGATGGCATTCCAGTTAAATAAGGAGATTGGGGAGCAGTATGCACTCGGTCGCAAAACGATTGCTATTATCGGAAAGACGGAGAATGAATGCAGAAAACTTGAGAAACTCATGAGGATGAACTCGGAGTGGAATGTGCAGCTGCTCGAGGAAAATCAAGAAATTAATCAAAAAGATGTGGTGATCGTTCATGCTCAGCTTGCCAAAGGGCTTGAGTTTGACGCCGTTATTTTGTGTTCATTAGAAGAAGAATACTCAAAAACGGAAATTGATGTGAAGCTATTGTATGTAGCAATGACGAGACCACTTCATCACTTAAGCTTTTTTGGAGGAAGAAAAGAGGCCTTTCTGTTAGAGTGCGTTTCAGCAGAAAAGCTAGGAAAAGGGTGA
- a CDS encoding TVP38/TMEM64 family protein translates to MWRDYLIELFSASGPWIAVVISIVINTIISILAFVPSVFITAANLAFFGFLIGTLISFLGESIGAVVSFWLYRKGIKKFAPDALLKNKWLFRLQQTDGKNAFILVLALRLFPFAPSGLVTLAGATSKIGLGSFAVASTIGKIPALLIEAFSVYQVLQWNTPGKIILTLVAIALLIGAWKSRKKSDKA, encoded by the coding sequence ATGTGGAGAGATTATCTTATTGAATTATTTTCAGCGTCAGGTCCTTGGATTGCTGTTGTTATTAGTATTGTTATCAATACGATTATTAGTATTTTGGCCTTTGTGCCAAGTGTATTTATCACTGCCGCGAATCTTGCCTTTTTTGGCTTTTTGATAGGCACCTTGATTTCCTTTTTAGGAGAGAGCATCGGTGCGGTGGTGAGCTTTTGGCTCTATCGCAAAGGTATTAAAAAATTCGCTCCAGATGCGTTACTGAAAAATAAATGGCTATTTCGTCTACAGCAAACAGATGGCAAAAATGCATTTATACTAGTCCTTGCGCTCCGCCTATTCCCTTTTGCACCATCAGGACTTGTCACGCTTGCAGGGGCAACGAGTAAAATTGGGTTGGGTTCTTTTGCAGTTGCTAGTACAATAGGAAAAATCCCAGCACTGTTAATAGAGGCATTTTCTGTGTATCAGGTGTTGCAGTGGAATACACCTGGTAAAATCATTTTGACTCTTGTTGCCATTGCGTTACTTATTGGTGCTTGGAAGAGTAGAAAAAAGAGTGACAAAGCTTAA
- a CDS encoding metal-sensitive transcriptional regulator yields MENLPKEIVTDNESCCHTDDTVRKSHHSEEVKKSLVSRLNRIEGQVRGVKRLIEEDTYCDDVLTQIAAVQSALNGLGKLLLEGHMKSCVVERIQDGDTEVLDELLVTVKKLMK; encoded by the coding sequence ATGGAAAACCTTCCAAAAGAAATAGTAACAGACAATGAATCCTGCTGCCATACAGATGATACAGTACGTAAAAGTCATCATTCTGAAGAAGTAAAAAAGTCACTTGTGTCCCGATTGAACCGAATTGAGGGCCAGGTGCGTGGAGTAAAACGTTTAATTGAAGAAGACACCTATTGTGACGATGTTCTCACTCAAATTGCTGCCGTTCAATCGGCATTAAACGGGTTAGGGAAGCTTCTTCTCGAAGGACATATGAAATCCTGTGTGGTTGAAAGAATTCAAGATGGCGACACAGAAGTGTTAGATGAGCTACTTGTAACAGTAAAAAAACTAATGAAATAA
- the copZ gene encoding copper chaperone CopZ, translated as METVTLNVNGMSCGHCVKAVEGSVGELKGVNAVKVDLAAGTVAVEYSNEEVTVDQIKETIDEEGYEVA; from the coding sequence ATGGAAACAGTAACATTGAATGTAAACGGTATGTCTTGCGGTCATTGTGTCAAAGCAGTGGAAGGAAGCGTTGGTGAATTAAAAGGGGTAAATGCAGTAAAAGTAGATCTTGCTGCGGGTACGGTAGCTGTTGAATATAGTAATGAGGAAGTAACGGTGGACCAAATCAAAGAAACCATTGATGAAGAAGGCTATGAAGTAGCGTAA